One Spodoptera frugiperda isolate SF20-4 chromosome 10, AGI-APGP_CSIRO_Sfru_2.0, whole genome shotgun sequence genomic region harbors:
- the LOC118277162 gene encoding uncharacterized protein LOC118277162 isoform X3, protein MKTFIIIALLSALAACCSASVLPSEKEMAEGITVVENADEAELQKFLSTHPERQAAERVFLFETNFSVPAIPGETVTHRIEYIGGPDTVLTGTHRTSLPPLPVEVTTEGWLTNRLVMTLTSEVGGSLVGNVKFLGYKYGR, encoded by the exons ATGAAGACCTTCATCATCATCGCATTGCTGTCAGCACTAGCAGCCTGCTGTAGTGCCAGTGTCCTCCCGAGCGAGAAGGAGATGGCCGAAGGCATCACTGTGGTGGAAAATGCTGATGAGGCAGAGCTCCAGAAATTCCTGTCCACCCATCCAGAACGTCAGGCAGCGGAAAGAGTGTTTTTATTCGA gaCCAACTTTTCCGTACCAGCCATTCCGGGAGAAACGGTAACACACCGAATCGAGTACATTGGCGGACCAGACACTGTG TTAACCGGCACTCATAGAACCAGCTTACCACCATTGCCAGTAGAAGTGACCACTGAAGGCTGGCTGACCAACCGTCTCGTCATGACCTTGACGTCAGAAGTCGGTGGCAGCTTGGTTGGCAATGTGAAATTTTTGGGATACAAGTACGGACGTTAA
- the LOC126911127 gene encoding uncharacterized protein LOC126911127, producing the protein MKTFITIALLSALAACCSASVLPSKEELARGVTVVENADEAELQKFLSTRQASNETELLFESNFFVPAIPGEAVVHRIEYIGAPNTVITTTHRNHFQPLPSLVHTAGWLTNNLVMTLTSQVGGSMLGSVKIYGYVHGN; encoded by the exons ATGAAGACCTTCATCACCATCGCATTGCTATCAGCACTAGCAGCCTGCTGTAGTGCTAGTGTCCTCCCGAGTAAGGAGGAGTTGGCCAGAGGTGTCACGGTGGTAGAAAATGCTGATGAGGCAGAGCTCCAGAAATTCCTGTCCACTCGCCAGGCGTCAAACGAAACTGAGCTTTTATTCGA GTCCAACTTCTTCGTGCCAGCCATTCCGGGCGAAGCGGTAGTACACCGAATCGAGTACATTGGCGCACCAAACACTGTG atAACCACCACTCATAGAAACCACTTTCAACCATTGCCATCTCTAGTGCACACTGCAGGCTGGCTGACCAACAATCTCGTCATGACTTTGACTTCACAAGTCGGCGGCAGTATGCTTGGTAGTGTGAAAATTTATGGCTACGTGCACGGAAACTAG